Proteins encoded by one window of Anopheles maculipalpis chromosome 2RL, idAnoMacuDA_375_x, whole genome shotgun sequence:
- the LOC126568339 gene encoding epoxide hydrolase 3-like, translating into MVEYYIRESIQFVVSYALCLFYSLRVLFGILVLFVTKPHTKFWVQKERPVAPDCLKNHQYGVDKYQNANGIRIHYVENGDRSKPLMLFVHGFPEFWYSWRHQLKEFSKDYWVVALDMRGYGDTEKPEYRYAYRIDNMTEDIRCLVRALGRQKFTLVAHDWGAVIGWHFITKHMDMIERYIMMDGPSQKVVRKLFSTNKEQLKMSWYVFFYQMPWLPEFFVRMMDFHIFKVIFKDHGGPEVVEAFKYTFSKPNGMTYPINYYRENFRFFTRKLTPPKPKTYAPGLYLLGENDLYISKETGPLMQQEFENLEFRIVPGVDHFLQQHKPEVVNQYMREFLSKN; encoded by the exons ATGGTGGAATACTACATCCGGGAATCGATACAGTTCGTAGTGTCGTACGCGCTGTGTCTGTTCTACAGTTTGCGCGTACTTTTCGGCATTCTGGTGCTGTTTGTGACGAAGCCGCACACGAAGTTTTGGGTGCAAAAGGAACGTCCGGTAGCACCGGATTGTTTGAAGAACCACCAGTACGGTGTGGATAAGTATCAGAATGCGAAT GGCATCCGGATACATTACGTCGAGAATGGGGATCGTTCGAAACCGCTCATGCTGTTCGTGCATGGATTTCCCGAATTTTGGTACTCGTGGCGCCATCAGTTGAAGGAGTTCTCCAAAGATTATTG GGTAGTGGCGTTGGATATGCGTGGTTACGGTGATACCGAAAAACCCGAGTACCGGTATGCCTACCGAATCGACAACATGACAGAGGACATACGGTGTCTGGTGCGAGCATTAG GGCGCCAAAAGTTTACTCTCGTTGCACACGACTGGGGTGCAGTGATTGGATGGCACTTTATCACGAAACACATGGACATGATCGAGCGATACATCATGATGGATGGTCCATCGCAGAAGGTAgtgcgaaagcttttctccaCCAACAAAGAACAGCTAAAAATGTCTTG GTACGTCTTCTTCTACCAAATGCCCTGGCTGCCAGAGTTCTTCGTACGCATGATGGACTTCCACATCTTTAAGGTGATCTTCAAGGACCACGGAGGGCCCGAAGTGGTCGAAGCGTTCAAGTACACCTTCTCCAAGCCAAACGGTATGACGTACCCGATCAACTACTACCGTGAGAATTTCCGGTTCTTCACGCGGAAACTAACACCACCGAAGCCGAAAACGTATGCGCCGGGTCTGTATCTGTTGGGGGAGAATGATCTCTACATTTCCAAAGAAACGGGCCCACTGATGCAGCAAGAGTTTGAAAATCTGGAGTTCCGAATTGTGCCCGGTGTGGATCACTTCCTGCAGCAGCACAAACCGGAAGTGGTAAACCAGTACATGCGAGAGTTCCTGTCCAAGAATTAA
- the LOC126568310 gene encoding apyrase-like translates to KAMLISVTTTTVLWAILAWQCHGTDNLPSNLGKLNNLFPLTIIHMNDLHARFAETSERSSKCKASEGDTCIAGIARVFHIVRKLKKTHPNPLFFNVGDNYQGTIWYNYHRWKVVARFMQLLHPDAMTLGNHEFDDGLNGLRPYLKALATEKIPTVASNLIRSKDPFPDLPRSVILERGGRSIGVIGVIADTTHELSNTESITFANSIDTVRTESQALKQRGVNIILVLSHCGLEVDKQIAEEAGDHVDVIIGGHSHSFLFPNGSSMPHSKLDKILGDYPVVVTNKDGRKILIVQAYAYGKYVGRLTAYFNKEGEVKHWEGFPVYLSDRIPQSRWALIILEPYRKQVASYGATKIAETAVDLVQNTCRVSECNLGSLVADAIADYYTNETFHPVAVINAGNFRSPIPRGFITNEEAIGASPFSNTVDLLTLRGDTLWNIIEHSLVLDSAKRLNVAQVSGLRVVADLDRKPYERVLSIEVRNLRDGISYERLNRRATYKVATLSFIATGKDGFRWALERLDRKIGPLDSDVFIAYLKKLQMVNKSNLKSGRMMLNGTIKP, encoded by the exons AAAGCAATGCTGATCAGTGTGACGACGACCACGGTACTGTGGGCCATACTAGCGTGGCAGTGTCATGGGACGGATAATTTGCCAAGCAATCTTGGTAAGCTGAACAATCTGTTTCCACTTACGATCATACATATGAACGATCTTCATGCAAG ATTTGCGGAAACTTCAGAGAGATCGTCGAAGTGTAAAGCGAGTGAGGGTGATACGTGCATTGCCGGTATAGCGCGCGTGTTTCACATCGTACGAAAGCTGAAAAAGACGCACCCAAATCCACTCTTCTTTAATGTCGGTGACAATTATCAAGGTACGATCTGGTACAACTATCACCGGTGGAAGGTAGTGGCTCGGTTCATGCAACTACTGCATCCAGATGCGATG ACACTCGGAAACCATGAGTTTGATGATGGGTTGAATGGATTAAGACCCTATCTGAAGGCACTAGCAACCGAAAAGATTCCAACCGTAGCATCGAATTTAATCCGATCGAAAGATCCTTTCCCTGATTTACCACGTTCGGTGATACTTGAGCGGGGTGGACGTTCGATAGGCGTTATTGGGGTGATAGCTGATACAACACAT GAACTCTCCAACACTGAAAGCATCACATTTGCCAATTCTATTGACACGGTGCGCACGGAATCGCAAGCTCTAAAGCAACGAGGCGTGAACATCATACTGGTGCTGTCCCACTGCGGGCTGGAGGTGGATAAACAGATCGCGGAAGAGGCGGGCGACCATGTGGATGTGATCATTGGGGGACATTCACATTCGTTTCTTTTCCCGAACGGTTCCAGCATGCCGCACAGTAAACTTGATAAAATTTTGGGCGATTATCCAGTAGTTGTGACAAATAAGGATGGACGTAAG ATACTAATTGTGCAAGCCTACGCTTACGGTAAGTACGTAGGCCGTTTGACGGCCTATTTTAACAAAGAAGGAGAAGTTAAACATTGGGAAGGATTCCCGGTGTATCTGTCCGACCGAATACCGCAGAGCCGGTGGGCGTTAATAATTCTGGAACCCTATCGCAAGCAGGTAGCATCGTACGGAGCAACCAAAATAGCTGAAACGGCTGTCGATCTTGTACAGAACACTTGCCGTGTTAGTGAGTGTAACTTGGGAAGCTTGGTGGCGGACGCGATCGCCGATTACTACACCAACGAAACCTTCCACCCGGTAGCGGTGATAAATGCTGGTAACTTCCGATCACCAATACCCAGAGGAT TTATTACCAACGAGGAAGCGATCGGTGCGAGCCCATTCTCGAACACGGTCGATCTGCTAACGCTACGGGGCGACACACTATGGAACATCATCGAGCACTCGCTCGTGTTGGATAGTGCTAAGCGATTAAACGTGGCCCAAGTCTCGGGATTGCGCGTAGTGGCGGATCTCGATCGAAAACCGTACGAACGGGTGCTCTCGATCGAGGTGCGTAACTTGCGCGATGGTATCAGCTATGAACGATTGAATCGAAGGGCAACTTATAAGGTGGCGACACTATCGTTCATTGCCACCGGTAAGGATGGGTTCCGGTGGGCATTGGAGCGACTAGATCGAAAGATTGGTCCACTCGATTCGGATGTGTTTATAGCGTACCTGAAGAAGCTTCAGATGGTAaacaaatccaatcttaaGAGTGGAAGAATGATGCTAAACGGAACGATTAaa
- the LOC126568262 gene encoding epoxide hydrolase 4-like: protein MDQLVIGCVRRVVLVCGKFLLRILRWLSISYWIPAPRPDPPDALNSSKWGTHRYIKIHDIKLHYVEKGSSSKPLMLFLHGLPDFWYSWRYQMHEFSQDYWTVALDLPGFGRSEPPIYSITYKVNNLARIVCSLINALGKSDCILIGNGAGAILGWHLVNQFPEKVSKYVMLGAPSEAVLQQLYDRGAIPLGTLLKAGFLSCRADILKYLARADDYSLFDDLLGANSKPQDLEAYKYTFAQRTALERALLAFRENFVDFFLEQYEFRVRKSSNTPGLFLFGEKFCSIDPEEYVPLLVHMYRPLETRFIPRVGHFMHQDNPKMVSKIISEFLREHTNRPKRSIVDAPARQILVKDVCDNCYGKEHSKPGVAHHDECANNCDGQEHRHIFTKVKVPISS, encoded by the exons ATGGATCAATTAGTGATCGGTTGTGTGCGGCGTGTGGTGCTCGTTTGTGGAAAATTCTTGCTCCGGATACTCCGCTGGCTGAGCATATCGTACTGGATTCCCGCACCGAGACCCGACCCACCTGATGCGCTTAACAGCAGCAAATGGGGTACTCATCGGTACATCAAAATTCAT GACATAAAGCTACACTACGTGGAGAAAGGATCCAGTAGCAAACCGTTGATGCTGTTCCTGCACGGTTTGCCTGATTTCTGGTACAGCTGGCGTTATCAGATGCACGAGTTTTCCCAAGACTACTGGACCGTAGCACTCGATCTTCCCGGTTTCGGTCGTTCAGAACCACCCATCTACAGTATCACGTACAAGGTAAACAATCTGGCACGAATCGTCTGTTCGCTCATCAACGCCCTTGGGAAATCAGATTGCATTCTGATCGGTAACGGTGCTGGAGCAATACTTGGTTGGCACCTTGTGAACCAGTTCCCCGAGAAGGTGTCCAAGTACGTGATGCTCGGAGCACCCTCAGAAGCCGTACTGCAGCAGCTGTATGATCGTGGTGCGATACCACTGGGAACGTTACTTAAAGCTGGATTCCTTTCCTGCCGAGCAGACATTCTAAAGTATCTAGCTCGTGCTGACGATTATTCGTTGTTTGATGATCTGCTCGGTGCAAATTCCAAACCACAAGACCTGGAAGCGTACAAGTACACGTTCGCTCAGCGAACCGCACTAGAGCGAGCGTTGCTAGCTTTTCGAGAGAACTTTGTCGACTTTTTCCTGGAGCAGTATGAATTCCGCGTACGCAAATCGTCCAACACACCGGGACTGTTTCTGTTTGGTGAAAAGTTTTGCTCAATCGATCCGGAAGAATACGTGCCCTTGCTCGTGCACATGTATCGTCCGTTGGAGACACGCTTCATACCACGGGTGGGTCACTTTATGCATCAAGATAATCCTAAAATGGTGAGCAAAATTATATCCGAATTTCTTCGAGAACACACGAATCGACCTAAACGATCGATTGTGGACGCACCGGCAAGGCAAATATTGGTGAAGGACGTGTGTGATAATTGTTATGGAAAGGAGCACAGCAAACCGGGAGTGGCGCACCATGATGAGTGCGCTAATAATTGTGACGGTCAGGAGCATAGACATATTTTCACTAAAGTAAAAGTTCCTATCAGTTCgtga